TGGGGGGAGGAGTACTTATATTAAGGCAGCGGAGGgtagagggagggggaaggatggAAAAGTCAGGTTGTGAGGGTATCAAGATCTCTCTTAAAAATGGCCAGTGCAGATAAACCAGTCCTCTGGCTGACAACAGTTTCAGCAAAAATCAGAAGGCGAGGCCAGTCTGGCGAAGCTGTGAGAATCacagtaagaaaaatgaaaaggacagCTGAACGCCAAAACTGGTTTCCTTGGTCTCTGTATGATCCCATCGTCCTCCCCATCATCCCCCTTCTCAATTGACTTCAAGGTTCTCCCCAGACAAATTTTTATGGAAGGGTCCACTACGAGGTGAGCCGTTATATTGAGTCATTGAGGTACACGGAGGAAGATAAGGACCTCAGAGACCTCCcaacttctctcttcttcccGATTAAACACTTGCAATGAAGATACTTCAGCGGAATCCTGCATGCTGAACACCCATTTGCAGGTGGCGCCGCAGTGTTCTCAGGGCGGAGATTTCTCCGCCTCCCCCCCCCCGCCACCCCCCGCCTAATTCATAGACGCTCAAAGGCTGGACAGTTTTAGTGTGAAAGGGAGCTTTCAGGACTCACCATTTTTGCAGTAATTCCCGGGGCAGCACATAGCGTGACGCATGCAGCGTTTTCGGCGCTTCCTGCAGGCTAGACAGATTTGCACGACCGCGTCCCCTCCGCGGGTGGGAGTAGCGCAGTACTCATCAGTGCCGCACTCCTGGTCCTCTGCGCACGGGTACGGCTGTGGGAAGGGTTCGGGGAGAGGGTGAGGCATCCAGACATACAGGTACCCGCCCTCTTGGACCCGGGCGCTGATCACAGTCCCTATATGTCCACCTCTCCAAAACCTGTTACTGCCCACTGCTCCCAAATGTAGGGTTGCCAAATGCTCCCTGAACCGCACACATTCAGCACGTTCTACTCCCTCCTCTCCAAATAGGACCCTTTCAAGGTCAGAGCATCCTCTGAGTGCCCGACCCCTCTCACCTGGTAGTTGTCAATGGTCTGGTACTTATTCCCGCCCGGGTACAGAATTCCCGGCGCGGCGCTGACTGCAGAGCCTGGGTGCCCCGCAGCGCCGCCCAGCGGTGGGGGCAGGTTCTTGATAGCGTTGGAATTGAGAACCGAGTTCAAGGTGGCGCTCACTCCCAGCAGAGGGTGGCCGCCGAGAGCCGCCGCTACCAGCGCGACAAAGACCCGGGTAGCTCCCGCTGCGCCCAGAGCCATCATCTCAGAAGGACtcaagagggagaaagaaagagaaaatgaccGTCACTTTGCAAGCCTGGGTCCCCACCAAACCGTGCCGGTTCGGCTGCACAGTCAGGGTCCGGGAGCCCCCTGCGGTCCCAGAGTCCTCACTGCAGGGAGCACAGAGCTCTGCGCCGCCACCGCCACCGCGGCTGCCTTTATACCGCGGGCCCGGAGCATTCCAGCCCCTTGGGAGGGAGACAACAAAGCCGGGATGGGATTTCAAAGcgctgggaggggctgggagggggtGTGTTTGTGTACATGAAGGGGCGCCTTTGACACTCTTCACCCCGCCCCTCCCTTACTTGGTCGCTCGGCTGGCCCGATTCACCTTCGGGGTGAAGGCTACCAGCGAGCATTATAGCAGACGACTTTAATATATGCAGGCGGCAGCAGGAACTCTGGGAACTTGGGTGCCCTTGCCTGGCAGTAAGGGTTGAACTATCTGGA
The Pongo abelii isolate AG06213 chromosome 8, NHGRI_mPonAbe1-v2.0_pri, whole genome shotgun sequence genome window above contains:
- the DKK1 gene encoding uncharacterized protein LOC100435550 (The RefSeq protein has 1 substitution compared to this genomic sequence); this translates as MMALGAAGATRVFVALVAAALGGHPLLGVSATLNSVLNSNAIKNLPPPLGGAAGHPGSAVSAAPGILYPGGNKYQTIDNYQPYPCAEDQECGTDEYCASPTRGGDAVVQICLACRKRRKRCMRHAMCCPGNYCKNGICVSSDQNHFRGEIEETITESFGNDHSTLDGYSRRTTLSSKMYHTKGQEGSVCLRSSDCATGLCCARHFWSKICKPVLKEGQVCTKHRRKGSHGLEIFQRCYCGEGLSCRIQKDHHQASNSSRLHTCQRH